The following DNA comes from Fibrobacter sp. UWP2.
CCAGAAAAACAGCGGTCGGCAAAATGCTTTGAAAGGTTGTAGCACTTTTGAATGAAGTTCTTTTGTTCTTCCTCAGCCCACTCCTCGTTCAATCCAAAAGCGAGATAACAGCTGTAGTCAGGATTTTCAACAAACCGCTTTTCGGCGAGCTCTAACGTGTGCGGCGGAAACCAGGTGTCGGCATCGGTGCAGAGCGTGTATTCCGTTTCCAAATGCGTACAACCCAGTTCCAAGGCGTTCGCCTTGCCCTTGCGCTCTTCCCGCAGAATCTCGTAAGGCACAGGTGAGTTCTCGAGAACTTTTTTAGCGACATCCACGGAATCGTCAGTAGAGGCGTTGTCAATGAGAATGAGTTTGGCGGGAAGCCTTGTCTGGACCAGGAGGCTCTGCAAAAGGCGCGGCAAAAATTTCCGTTCGTTGTAAAACGGAATCAATACGGTAAAACCGGGCAGGTAGCTTTCCTTGGCCTTTATCTCCATATAGTTCAAAGATAAAAAATTCCAGTGCGCTTATTTTAGCGGTAAAGGCCATACCACTCCAAAGAGTGAGCCTGCCAAGAATTTTGCCGCATGTATCCTAGGGCACGTTCACCCTTGGCCAGAATCTCGCCCGATTCGCAACCATCCAACGCCTTCTGGAGCGCCTTCGCCAATTCAACCGCGTGTTCCTCCGCGGTGGCGTAATGGTAGGTGTAAAGACAGTCGGCCTGTTTTTGGATGTCCTGAGCGCCCGCAATGTCGGGGCATACCACCGTTTTGCCGTACGAACAGGCGAGCAGCACCGTACCCGAGTTCAAAGCCGAATCATACGAATAGGGGGCTACAAGGAACGAGGCCGCCCTCAGGTAAGCACTCAACTCGTTATCGGGTACAAACCCGGGGGCAAAAATGACTTTGTCCTTAACCGCAGGGTCCAATTTGGCGATGCCCTTTTGCAGTTCTTCCAAATAACCGGCGGGACGCACTCCCCCGCAAATCAAAAGCGTCGCCCTATGGGCAGGGAAGTTTTGAACGAGAAGTTCAAGATTCTTGTACGGACGAATCGCCCCCAAAAACAGTACCAGCGGGGAGTCAGGATCAATACCAAATTTTTGACGAACATCGAGTGCGCTCTCGGGGTACGAATCGAAGTAGTCCCCATGAGGGATTAGCCTTACCTTAGACTCAAACCCCTTTAAAAACTGGAGCCCGCGACTACCTTCGCTCATAATGTGGATGACCGAGGCATAGCGCAACAGCAAAAAACGGAGGATGCCATTGTACCAAGGCGCACCGCCATGCGGAATGGCGTTGTGGACCGTCCACACGATTTTTTTACCGGCAAGCCTAAGGCGCAGCAATATGTAGAGTCGATACCAAAACGAGAAAAAAGAGATGCTCTGGTCGAACCAGTTGAAGTGATAAACGTCCTGCTTAAAGAGTTCGGCGCTTTTGGCCTTGGCCATGTCTAAAAAACCGCGGCATTCAAAACTGCCCTCGGTGCAAAGCAACCGGGCTAAATTGGCGAGAAAGTGGTTGGAGGCATTCTCGCAAGTGGGGTAAAAGCAGACTTTGGTTTTGCGCATGGAGTGTACCATTCCAAATATACTATATTGGGGGCATGACGAAAATCCCGTACGCGATGGCAATCGGCAACTGGCTACCCTACAGCGAGACCTTCATCTACGACCAGGTGAAGCATGCCAAGAAATACGAGCCCTACGTACTGGCCCGCGGCCTGAACCCGGCACGCGAAAACTTCCCCTACGATCACGTCACATCGCTCGGCCCCGTCGCGCGGATGCTCTACTATGCGGCACTCCCCTGCGGCAAGTTTGCAAGTGTCATAAAGGAAAGCGGGGCGAAGTTCATACACGCGCACTTCGGCACCAACGGGGCGTTGATTGCGGCCACCGCACGCAAGGTCGACAAGCCGCTCATCGTGACGCTCCACGGAGTGGATGTGGGAATCTTGCTGAACCCGCACATCCCCATCGACTACCTATTTTACAAGCGCACATACAAGAGAATGTTCGAGACGGCGCAGCTGTTGTTGCCCGCCTCGCAAGAGCTCGCCGATTGCCTGGTGCAGCTGGGCGCCCCCGAGAGCAAGATTCATGTACACAGGCTCGGCGTCGACACTTCGGCATTCACGCCGTTCAAGCGTCCCGAACGACCCGCCCAGTTCCTGATGATCGGCCGCCAGGTCGAAAAGAAGGGCTTTGAATACGGTCTTCGTGCATTCGCGAAGATTGCGGGCAAGCACAAGGAATCGACGCTCACGCTCATAGGCAAGGGCCCGCTGCAAGAACAGCTCCAAAGCCTCGCCACAGAACTCGGTATTGCAGACAAAGTCATTTTCAAGGGAAGCGTCGCCGCGCAGCTGATGCCCGAGCTTCTCGCGAACTACGATGTGCTCGTGGCCCCCTGCATTGTCGCGAAAAACAACGACCGCGATTCAGGACTCATCGTGCTCAAGGAAGCCGGAGCAAGCGCCATGGCAAGCATCGGCACGTATTGCGGCGGGCTTCCCGAAATTGTCGAAGACGGCAAAACCGGCTATTTGGTGGGGCAGCACGAAGTTGATTCGCTAGCCGAATCCATGGACGCCCTGGCAAGCGACTACAATCTGCGCACGCGGATGGGCATAGCCGCCCGCGCCAAGATGGAAGCGGAATACGACACCGTCAAGCAGAACGAAAAACTAGAAGAGATCTTCGACAAGCTTGTTTAACGCACCCTTGAGATCGTGAATCAATCGGTAACGGACGATTTCGGCTTCGTCCTCCTTCCCGTTGCGCAACTTGAGCAGGTCAATATACTCGCTTACCGAGTCAACGCCGAACTGCACGTCTTCCATTTCCCAGAATCTATCCCCGTCCATGGAACCTCGGTACTTTACCGAAATGAACGGACGCAGTTCACCCTTGTTGTTTAAGCCAAGAACATCTATTTCGCTTGCCATGCCGTTGTTAAGTACAAACGCATGCACTCCCGTGCTTGCACTGTACTCGGCATGTTTCAAGTCGAGAACGTAAAAAAGAACACCATCATTCGTAAACGTTCCGCCCTGCGCGACAGCATCATCCCATTCCT
Coding sequences within:
- a CDS encoding glycosyltransferase, translated to MTKIPYAMAIGNWLPYSETFIYDQVKHAKKYEPYVLARGLNPARENFPYDHVTSLGPVARMLYYAALPCGKFASVIKESGAKFIHAHFGTNGALIAATARKVDKPLIVTLHGVDVGILLNPHIPIDYLFYKRTYKRMFETAQLLLPASQELADCLVQLGAPESKIHVHRLGVDTSAFTPFKRPERPAQFLMIGRQVEKKGFEYGLRAFAKIAGKHKESTLTLIGKGPLQEQLQSLATELGIADKVIFKGSVAAQLMPELLANYDVLVAPCIVAKNNDRDSGLIVLKEAGASAMASIGTYCGGLPEIVEDGKTGYLVGQHEVDSLAESMDALASDYNLRTRMGIAARAKMEAEYDTVKQNEKLEEIFDKLV
- a CDS encoding glycosyltransferase family 4 protein, coding for MRKTKVCFYPTCENASNHFLANLARLLCTEGSFECRGFLDMAKAKSAELFKQDVYHFNWFDQSISFFSFWYRLYILLRLRLAGKKIVWTVHNAIPHGGAPWYNGILRFLLLRYASVIHIMSEGSRGLQFLKGFESKVRLIPHGDYFDSYPESALDVRQKFGIDPDSPLVLFLGAIRPYKNLELLVQNFPAHRATLLICGGVRPAGYLEELQKGIAKLDPAVKDKVIFAPGFVPDNELSAYLRAASFLVAPYSYDSALNSGTVLLACSYGKTVVCPDIAGAQDIQKQADCLYTYHYATAEEHAVELAKALQKALDGCESGEILAKGERALGYMRQNSWQAHSLEWYGLYR